A single window of Neisseria sp. KEM232 DNA harbors:
- the gnd gene encoding decarboxylating NADP(+)-dependent phosphogluconate dehydrogenase translates to MKGDIGVIGLAVMGQNLILNMNDKGYKVVAYNRTVSKVDDFLNGAAKNTAIIGAYSIEDLVGKLEKPRKIMLMVRAGQVVDDFIAQLLPHLDAGDIIIDGGNANYPDTTRRTHELAEKGILFIGTGVSGGEEGARHGPSIMPGGNKAAWPHVKPILQAIAAKTPEGEPCCDWVGNDGAGHFVKMVHNGIEYGDMQLICEAYQFMKDGLGMSAAEMQQTFAAWNQSELNSYLIEITADILGHQDSDGLPLIDKILDTAGQKGTGKWTGINALDLGIPLTLITEAVFARCVSAVKGQREIAAALFGRSVQKIDGSRSEWLEALRLALLASKIISYAQGFMLIREAGETHGWNLDYGNTALLWREGCIIRSAFLGNIRDAYRADPDLIFLGSDPYFRAILQNALPAWRKVAAKAIESGLPMPCTAAALTFLDGYTTARLPANLLQAQRDYFGAHTYERTDRPRGEFFHTNWTGSGGDTASTTYDV, encoded by the coding sequence TCGGCCTGGCCGTTATGGGTCAGAACCTCATCCTCAACATGAACGACAAAGGCTACAAAGTCGTGGCCTACAACCGCACCGTGTCCAAAGTGGACGACTTCCTCAACGGCGCGGCGAAAAACACCGCAATCATCGGCGCATACAGCATCGAAGACTTGGTTGGAAAACTGGAAAAACCACGAAAAATCATGCTGATGGTACGCGCCGGACAAGTTGTTGACGACTTTATCGCCCAACTGCTGCCCCACCTCGACGCAGGCGACATCATCATCGACGGCGGCAACGCAAATTACCCCGACACCACCCGCCGCACGCACGAATTGGCGGAAAAAGGCATCCTCTTTATCGGCACCGGCGTTTCCGGCGGCGAAGAAGGAGCGCGCCACGGCCCTTCCATCATGCCCGGCGGCAACAAAGCCGCTTGGCCGCACGTCAAACCCATTTTGCAGGCCATCGCCGCCAAAACGCCCGAAGGCGAACCCTGCTGCGACTGGGTCGGCAACGACGGTGCCGGACACTTCGTCAAAATGGTGCACAACGGCATCGAATACGGCGACATGCAGCTCATCTGCGAAGCCTACCAATTCATGAAAGACGGCTTGGGCATGAGCGCCGCCGAAATGCAGCAGACCTTCGCCGCCTGGAACCAAAGCGAACTCAACAGCTACCTGATTGAAATCACCGCCGACATCCTCGGCCACCAAGACAGCGACGGCCTGCCCCTGATCGACAAAATCCTCGACACCGCCGGCCAAAAAGGCACCGGCAAATGGACGGGCATCAACGCCCTCGACCTCGGCATCCCCCTCACCCTGATTACCGAAGCCGTTTTCGCCCGCTGCGTCTCCGCCGTCAAAGGCCAGCGCGAAATCGCCGCCGCCCTTTTCGGCCGCAGCGTGCAGAAAATCGACGGCAGCCGCAGCGAATGGCTCGAAGCCCTGCGTCTCGCCCTGCTCGCCTCCAAAATCATCTCCTACGCCCAAGGCTTCATGCTTATCCGCGAAGCGGGCGAAACCCACGGCTGGAACCTCGATTACGGCAACACCGCCCTCCTGTGGCGCGAAGGCTGCATCATCCGCAGCGCGTTTTTGGGCAACATCCGCGACGCCTACCGCGCCGATCCCGATTTAATCTTCCTCGGCAGCGACCCCTACTTCCGCGCCATCCTGCAAAACGCCCTGCCCGCTTGGCGCAAAGTCGCCGCCAAAGCCATCGAAAGCGGCCTGCCCATGCCCTGCACCGCCGCCGCCCTCACCTTCCTCGACGGCTACACCACCGCGCGCCTGCCCGCCAACCTGTTGCAGGCGCAGCGCGATTATTTCGGCGCCCACACCTACGAGCGCACCGACCGCCCGCGCGGCGAGTTTTTCCACACCAACTGGACAGGCAGCGGCGGCGACACCGCGTCTACCACTTACGACGTGTAA